CAATTGGGTAGCAAATGAGAAGGGAACACGGCGGGACGGCGGAGCGGAGGCTGCAGCGGCGGCATGGCGGAGCAGCGGCGACAAGGCAGAGGCAGAGAAGAGACGCACGCACAGATGCAAAACAGTGGACTTGGGCAGAGGCAGAGACGCACTAAACGACAGGGATTTTAATTATGTACATGGGCTGGGCTTACGTTTGAAGGCTGGATTTGGGCCATACCTGGACTTGGGCTAAATCTGGACTTGGacagaatttttaaaaaaattgggctTAAGCGCATAGCAATCGCTCAGAAAATCACAGGCGAAGCGCACTGAAGCGTGTGCTTCATCCACCTGCTGCGCTTTGGATTGTCCCGAAGCGCAACAGGTCGCCTAGCCTCGCCTCGCGCTTTTTACTACTGTGCCCCTGCGCTGTTGTTTCTGACTGGGTCGTCTTGTAGAAGTGTTTAGGCATGCATCTTTTCAGTTCATGCTTCACGTGATGTGAGTTTTTTATGGCTCGAATAGTTTTTCTACCTTGCCTAGGTCGGCAAGTTGTATCTttcaaaaatgataaaaaattggaaattgaaatcttttatTGATTAAAAACTAATTGTTAATGGATAAACTGATggaaattgatttcaaatttgcTTAAGTTTAAACGGTTGCTGCACTAATGGCTGCTGATTTACGCGGTTCCTgtaatgtttgtttttttactaAGCTCCATGCTGCCACTGGAGCATCTTTTGAATTCAGGCAGATTCCAGGGCATATTTGTGAAGTTATTGTTATTTTGTGCAAGGAATTTTCGGACATGTTGCGGCTATAGTACTTATCATTTCTATTGACTTGCAATTAATCTCTTGTAAGTAACTTATTGCAGGTCCTGTGGCGGAAGATATGTTCCACTGGCAAGCTACAATTATGGGACCTTCTGACAGCCCTTATGCTGGGGGTGTCTTTCTAGTTTCTATTCATTTCCCTCCTGATTATCCTTTCAAGCCACCAAAGGTATAGTTTAATGTGTTTATGAGTCTTGTTCTTTTTACCTGTAACGTGATCAAGCTTTGGATTGGGATGAGCTGAGGCAACATATAATGCTCTtaattctaaatattttttgtggCGTGTAGCTCTAAGCCTCTCCTATTACACACCTTTTCATAATTCTCTTTCTTGTATTTTAGTTGGCTATTGATTTTTCTGGAAAGTGAAATGGTTACTctggaaaaatattttctgtCATTTGGATGTTGTCCTTTTCAGTGTCTCTCTTATGGTATTATCGTGGAGAATGTTAAAGTATATCATTTTTGTGGTACTTTAAAAGCAATGACCGCGGAGTATTTTTGCATTTTACAtccttaaaatttcaaattttgattctaTTGTGCGTCTATATTAAGTTAATTTTTCTGAATTATTTTCCTGTATTAAATAAATTGCCACGCGAACGTGTTGTTACTTTTGAAACATTGAGGTGCCACTTGGAGTCTGAGCAGGATCGAATCCCTTCGTAGGCTTTTATACATCACCAActtatggaaaatattttttgtgctGCAGGTTGCATTTAGAACAAAGGTATTTCACCCCAATATTAATAGCAATGGAAGCATCTGCCTTGATATTCTTAAAGAACAGTGGAGTCCAGCATTGACCATATCAAAGGTACTGGATCACTTTATTTTAGCTTATCTATATCttattattgtttgtttattaACTGGATGCAACTTTTTTGAGCGAGGAGCTCTGGTTAATATTTCTTTGTTGCTATAAGGTACGTAGAGAGGGTGGATTGCTGTGTTGCAATTCCTAATTATCAAATAAGCtcaacattttaaatatttgttaaaTGGTTTGTAGTTTCAAAGTGTTCTTCCTTTCTTTGCACAAAGTCGAGTGCCTACGCAACCAAGTTGAGTGTATGGCATCAATAAGATTTATTCACACTGATATCAATTTTTAATGTGATAATTGGGGCTGTTGTTGAATTGCATTTCATGTTAgtttacatgttttatttttcagtaaTTCTTGCCTCAAAATTAGCTGGTGGTTCCGTGGCACAATTTtgtcaatttattttgaaagaaatatTAGATGTTGGAACTTTCCTTTTTCAACGTTTTGTAGGTGTCATTATTGGTCTTTTCTCTCAATGACAGAAATAATTTTTCTTCACTTTTTCAAGGGTGGTGGTGAGATTGGCTCCAAATATGGCATTTATATGGTTTTACTGATATTTAGTTTGACCCTACAGTGGGGGTATTCCCCTCTGGAGGTTGAACAAATTCTTTGTTGAGTTATCACTTTCCATTTAATAACATCTACTTAATTTTAAGAGTGTTTGATTTTGTTGACATCTGCTTAATTTTAGTagtgtttgatttttatttgcAACAGTGTTTGGCCCTTGGGGGTGACTTTTCTAAATTCCTTATCGTTCATGTCATTGGAATACTTGCATAAGTTGGCTGTTTATGCTATGTTTAGCTTTTAGTACCGCCACGGTCTCTCTGGATTGTATGCTTTCACTATTACAAGTGACTTGATGCACGCATTATGTAATATGTCCACATTTTTTGAAGCCTTTATACTGAAAAGTTTTATTGGGGAAACGCCCAGGGTTTGATGGTATCTGgctttggattttttttatatttctgaCTATGGTTTGCTGACTTTGCTTCCACGCAATTTTCATGATCTACTGCATCTGTACTTGCAGTAAGTGTGATATATttggaaaaaatataatttcaggTCCTGCTGTCTATTTGCTCCTTGTTGACGGACCCGAATCCTGATGATCCTCTCGTCCCAGAAATTGCTCACATGTACAAGACTGACCGAGCAAAATATGAGGCCACTGCTCGCAGCTGGTCACAGAAATATGCCATGGGATGATACTGAATTGGTGCCTGGCATGTAACTTCGCATATCATGTGTTTTTCGTTTATGCTTGGGGCGACGAA
This sequence is a window from Primulina huaijiensis isolate GDHJ02 chromosome 13, ASM1229523v2, whole genome shotgun sequence. Protein-coding genes within it:
- the LOC140991700 gene encoding ubiquitin-conjugating enzyme E2-17 kDa, with translation MASKRILKELKDLQKDPPTSCSAGPVAEDMFHWQATIMGPSDSPYAGGVFLVSIHFPPDYPFKPPKVAFRTKVFHPNINSNGSICLDILKEQWSPALTISKVLLSICSLLTDPNPDDPLVPEIAHMYKTDRAKYEATARSWSQKYAMG